The Psychrobacillus sp. FSL K6-4046 DNA window CGGCAATTGGACTTGGCTCCGCACTTGCGACTGTTTTATTTTTCTTCATATTAATATGTACAATGATCTTCCTAAAGCTTATGAATAAAAAAGAAGTACAAATGTAAGAGGTGAAAAGTATGGAGAAAAATACTATTTGGACCAGGCCATTTTATTATATTGTCATGTTCGGAGTTGCTACCGTCAGCTTATATCCAATTTTTTTAATGTTTATGTCTTCTTTTAAATCTAGTTCGGAGATATTCAAGGATCCCTTAGGATTACCTACAAGCTTTAGTCTAGATACGTACAGAACGTTATTAAATAAGATTCCATTTGACCAATATTTTTATAATAGTGTCATGGTGAGCGTTACTTCTGTAGTTCTAGTCGTGTTATTTTGTTCTTTGGCTGCATTTTATATTGCTCGATTTAACTTTAGCTGGAATAGTGCCATTTTCTTTGTGTTTTTGCTAGGTATGATGATTCCGATAAAGCTTGGGATAGTTCCGTTATTTATCTTGATGCGTGATCTAGGCCTCATCAATTCTTTATGGTCTTTAATACTTATGAATATAGCTACTGGTGCCCCTATTACAATGCTTATTTTAACAGGCTTTTTCAAGACGTTACCGATGGAACTTGAGGAGGCGGCAAGGATGGATGGGGCTGGGAATCTTCGTACCCTTTGGCATGTGCTTCTTCCACTTATGCGACCTGCTATAGGAACAGTTGTCATAATAAACTTTATAGCTGCTTGGAATGACTTTTTCTTCCCGCTCATATTTATAACTGAAAAGGCAAAAATGACGATTCCTGTTGGTATGCTTTCTCTTTTTGGGGAGCATTCAGCCGACTGGGGGTCTTTGTTTGCAGGGCTAACATTAGCTTCATTGCCTATGATGGTTCTTTTTCTCCTTGCATCGAAGCAGTTTATGGAAGGGCTAACGGCAGGAGCTGTAAAATGAGGGACGTAGATTTAAAAAGGCAGGCAAGGAATGTAGAAGTAAGATGGCATGGCTTTTGGTAAAAGGGATTCTCTTTCATAATAGTGAATCTAACAATAGGAAACGTTTCCTAAAGAGTTTCATCATATTACTGAATTTCCTCGTGAGTCACATCTCTCGGGGTTTTTTGGTGATTATAGTAAAGATCGCGTCTTCATATGTAGACTAATACTTTTCTATACGTAGAAAAATTAGTCATACCGCAATCGACATGCCGAAATTCTAATAATTTTTCCTTTGTATTAACAGTGAGGGAGGTGGCGAATGTTTTCTAGAAGTTAATCGTATATATAAAGATAAGTATACGATTTTTGTAGATAAGGAAGTGTTAAAGGTGAAACTAATTTCTAAATCACCTTCCTCTAAGAATGGGAAAAATATATTTTTAATACTACTTATTTTTGCAATTGTTCTTAGCATCGTTTGGTTACTTAAAAGTAGCAACAGCACTAATGTCTCGGGAGATTTAACTGAAAATATCCATATTGCTGCAAGTTCTCTGCTGAAGGAAGATCCCACTATTTCGGAGTTCACAATTGACAAGATTAAGCTAAGTCATAAAAACAAAGAGTCAGAAGAGGTATATATAATAACTTTCTCCATTAAACCTACAGATCCAACAAATTTTATACTGACAGGAGGAGGGGTTAAGGGCGAAAGTGGTTGGATCAATGAAAAAGTGAATTATGTAACGGTCAAGGATAACGAGACACTAGTATTCAGTACTACACCTATGGAGGGTCATTAAAATAGGAAAAGTGGGATTCTGGGGTTTAAGATTCAGACTACTAGAGTTATTGCCTCACCAGGATTATCGATGTTATTTATGTAAATTACGTTTACTTTTATGAAAGGGGGAGCTAGCCGTGAAGCTAATCTCAACTACACCATATCAAAAAATTTTAATGCTTAAATTATCTTTTTTGATTCTTTGTTTTCTTTTAGTTATGGCTGTTCCTTTTTGGTTTTTCTTTTTAAGGGGAGGTTCAGCAGAAGATGAGCTAAGAGAACGAATTACGGATACAGCAACGGAGAATTTGAAAAATGATGACATGGTAACCGAATTTACTTTAGACGATCTAGAGTTAAGCTATACAAATGAAGCTTCGGAAGACGTATATAGATTAGAATTCTCCGTTAAGAGCATAAATCCAGATAGCTTTATATTAGCTGGAAGAGGTGTAAAAGGAGAAGACGGATGGGTCCATCAGCTTGAAAATTATGTGACAGTCAGAAATGATAAAAGCTTAGTATTTAGTACCATTCCCGAAGAGCAAGACCCACACTAAATAAATATCGGAAGTTGCCACAGAACCAGTACTAGTCCTTCTTATTACCTTCTACAGGAACAGTTTAGATGAGTAGCTAATTGAACTGTAAACTCTTATTTTCTTTTTTACAGCTGTTCATAAATTTTATTAGTAGCAGCCAGCATTAAATTTAATTGTGTATTACAAGTTAGCTGTATGTAATTATCGAGTTGAGCCTGAGAAATTAAGCTGATTACTATTTATCTCCTTCACCCATTGACTATTATTCCAAATAGTTGGGTTGTCAATCGTTTCGTTTTCTCCTCGAACCATAAAATCATAAGTATCCTTCCCACCTGTATACCAATCAACAATGACCAGCTGATCATTTTCATTACGCACTAGAAATTCAGTGGCTTCACCAAAGCTACCTTGATTATAATTGATTTCTGCAGGTAAGTGTAAATAGAGAAAACCTCCATCCTCATTGTTCGTATACTCCACTTCCCAATCTACATCACGAGTGGCAATACCCACACTTTGTACAAAGTCATCTGCAAGCTTAATCGTGAAATACAAGTCAAATTGGGATTGTATCTTCTTTTGTGTATAATGTACAAGGTTTTCATTATTCATAAAAGCATTCAATTCAATATCCGTACCATTCCATATCGCCTTATAATAGTCGGTCAGCGCTCTTGCACACATTTCATAAGCATTTTTTGCATCCTGAATAGATAGCTCTCCTTTGTTTTTTGCTTCATAATGAGGAGGGCCATCTACATTCTGTTCTGAGCCGGGTGTAATTACAGAGGAAAATTCACTAAGTGTGCTGGTACTATCTGAGACTTCATGTATATCTTTTTCGTTATTATCAGTTGTTTTAACTGGATTACACCCTACTAATACAAGTCCAGTTACGATGGTTACTTGACGAAAGTCACATGTATTTTTAATTTATTATGATTTTCAGTTGCCTCTAAAAAAAGGAACAATAAATTCTTTTAAGCTGATTGTACCAATAAGGTAAATAGAAACCCCCATAAAAATCCCTTGGATTCTAGTTGAGACAATCAGGTGTTCCCCAATCCAAATGAAAGAAATAAAACAAATGGAGAGAGAAATAAAACAAATCATTAAGCCTATGATTTTCTTCTTATAAAGCAGAAAAAGTGTTGTAAGAGCAAATCCTTCTGGAATATGATGCAGTACTGTAGAAATAGTGATGGATAAAGGGAACGAATCATTATGAAGTAACGAGCCAATGGTCAGACTTAAGGGAATCGTATGTAAAAATAGTCCAATAATCAGAGGACTTATTGTACGTGTTTCATTGTTTGTAGCGTGTCGATGTGGAATTATTAAGCTATACAAGTAGTAACCGCTAATGAATCCTAAAAACAACCCTAGCTTTTCAAAGGACTCGAGAGCTTCTGGAACAATTTCAAATACCAGTAAACCAATTAATAATAATCCACATAACAACCCGAATATTTTTTCATATTTTTGGTGAAGTATCCCATACACCATATAAGCAGCTATAAATCCTATTGAAAGGCTAAGAAATAAAATAAAGCCTAAAAAGATTACTGTCATTTTTGACCTCTTTCGTTTTAAAGTTTTACATTAATTTGAGTTAAATCCATAATTAAAAATGTGATATACCTTTTTACATAGACAGATATAATTTATTAACGCTTTGTTAAAGTTATTGGTTGATTTTAACTAAACATTTCTTTTATTCCGACTGTACAATTTAAATGACTATTCATAAATAATTTTTGAAATTAAAGCCGTTCTCCATTTATTGATTGGAGCACCAGACGGCGACTCCTACGGGATGAGTGAGACAGATAAGACATCACAACCACGCGCGAAAGCGATGGGTGATGGCTTATCGCTCACCCCGAGGAAAGCGTCCGGCTGGTGCGAAAAATCAATTCTACTTGCCGATTTAGAACACATCATAAATCAACCCTAGCCTTTAACATTGCCAATAATTATAAGAATAGAGAAAAATGGATTCAATTATTGTTTTATTTTCAAATTATATGTTCGATCGCTGATACACAGAAGAGAATCGGACTGTTTAGGAAATTATCCTTAATATACTGATAAGTCATTAAATCACTTTATTACCTTGAATCACTCATGTAGAATAGATATATAACAATAATTATATAAGGGGGAAGCGAAAGCGTTCATATGACTATAAACGACATGAAGCAAACCAAATTTAATGAAGCAAGCTTTACGGAATGGGAGCAGGCTGCAGTAAAATCATTAAAAGGTAAATCGTTAGAATCTTTAGAAACTAAGACGTTAGAAGATATTATATTGAAACCGCTTTACACATTAGCGGATTTGGAAAATATCCCCGATGAACAAACTAAAACTGTAAGAGAAAGTAAAGAATCAGCAAGCTGGAAGGTTGCACAGCAATCAGTAGGGTTAACATCAGAGGAAATTCTATCTAATCTGAACGAAAGCCTTTCCAAAGGAAATAATGTCATTAATTATAAAGTAAAGATTGACCACAAGTGGAATGATTCACAGCTTCAGGAGTTGAAGGAGCTTTTCCAACATTATGAGGTGTTACTTGATGTAAAAAATGATCCAAGTTTCTTAAAGCACTTTGATTATTTAAATGGTTCTATAATAGGAGCAGAAGAAGAGTTTAAAGGAGCTCGTACATTACATTTAGATGGCTCCAAGTTACATAAGGCTGGTGGGGATGCAATTAGCGAATTAGCGAGCGTATTAGTGCAAGCGGATACATTTGTGCATCTTCATGGTATCGAGAAAGTAGAAGAAAATGCTTTTGTACAATTTTCAGTAGACACTAATTTCTTTATGGAAATTGCAAAGCTGAGAGCTTTTAGAATACTTTGGAAGGCGTTTGGAGAAGCATTTGGTAAAGAAAATGCGAAGGCTATACCGGTATATGCAGAAACCTCTCTCCGGTCTTTCTCAGCACTTGATGAAACAGTAAACTTATTGCGTGCTGGTAACAGTACATTGTCTTGCGTATTGGGTGGTGCAGATTTTGTAAGTGCATATCCATATAATTATTTAACTGGCACAACTGCAACTTCTAACCGTATTGCTCGCAATATGCAACTTGTACTAAAGGAAGAAACACATATTCAACGTGTAATCGATGCAGCTGGAGGCTCTTTCTATATTGAGTCATTGACTAAACAGCTTGTTGAGAAGGCTTGGGCATATTTTATTGAGCTTATGAAAGATAGCTCCCCAGAATCGAGAGAAAGTATGCTACTTCAACGAGCTCAAGAGAAATGGGAGCTACAGTTAAAGGCAGTGTCATCTCGAAAAAAATCTCTAATCGGTACGAATAATTATGCTAACCCCGTTGATGTAATAGAAAATCCGGTTAAACATACGGACTATAAACGTTTAGCAGAACCTTTTGAAGACCTACGAAAAGCTTTTAAACAGACTCCACTTAAGACTGCCATACTTCCTTATGGTGTTCTAAAGGAGTATAAGCCTAGACTGGACTATGTTAATGGCTTTTTGAATGCGATCGGAATTACTCCCGTCCTTGCAGAAGCCAATTTAAAGCCATTTGATTTACAGCAGTGGATCGAGAATGACAATATTCAATATGCTGTTTTTGTAGGTAATGATGACCAAACAGCTGGACTAGTACCTGCTCTATTGAATGAAAAGCTTTCCGTGCCATTAGATGTAGCAGGGAAGTTCGAGGAGTATGAGGATTGGTTAGAAGCAGGGCTCTCTGGTTCTATTTATGCAGGACAGTCTCTTCTTATAAAAGGAAAAGAATTACTGGCACTAGCTCAGAAGGAGGGTTCACATGACAACGCCTAATTATGAAGCTGTTTCTATAGAAGAAGTATTAAAAAAAGCTGGAAATAAAGTAGACAGTCAACATGGTTCCTTTATGTCTAATGAGGGAATCGAACTTAAATCACAATACATGACGGAAGATTTAAAGAATGTAAACCATATAAATGATCTGCCAGGAATAGCTCCCAATACACGTGGACC harbors:
- a CDS encoding carbohydrate ABC transporter permease — its product is MEKNTIWTRPFYYIVMFGVATVSLYPIFLMFMSSFKSSSEIFKDPLGLPTSFSLDTYRTLLNKIPFDQYFYNSVMVSVTSVVLVVLFCSLAAFYIARFNFSWNSAIFFVFLLGMMIPIKLGIVPLFILMRDLGLINSLWSLILMNIATGAPITMLILTGFFKTLPMELEEAARMDGAGNLRTLWHVLLPLMRPAIGTVVIINFIAAWNDFFFPLIFITEKAKMTIPVGMLSLFGEHSADWGSLFAGLTLASLPMMVLFLLASKQFMEGLTAGAVK
- a CDS encoding methylmalonyl-CoA mutase family protein, producing the protein MTINDMKQTKFNEASFTEWEQAAVKSLKGKSLESLETKTLEDIILKPLYTLADLENIPDEQTKTVRESKESASWKVAQQSVGLTSEEILSNLNESLSKGNNVINYKVKIDHKWNDSQLQELKELFQHYEVLLDVKNDPSFLKHFDYLNGSIIGAEEEFKGARTLHLDGSKLHKAGGDAISELASVLVQADTFVHLHGIEKVEENAFVQFSVDTNFFMEIAKLRAFRILWKAFGEAFGKENAKAIPVYAETSLRSFSALDETVNLLRAGNSTLSCVLGGADFVSAYPYNYLTGTTATSNRIARNMQLVLKEETHIQRVIDAAGGSFYIESLTKQLVEKAWAYFIELMKDSSPESRESMLLQRAQEKWELQLKAVSSRKKSLIGTNNYANPVDVIENPVKHTDYKRLAEPFEDLRKAFKQTPLKTAILPYGVLKEYKPRLDYVNGFLNAIGITPVLAEANLKPFDLQQWIENDNIQYAVFVGNDDQTAGLVPALLNEKLSVPLDVAGKFEEYEDWLEAGLSGSIYAGQSLLIKGKELLALAQKEGSHDNA